The Toxorhynchites rutilus septentrionalis strain SRP chromosome 3, ASM2978413v1, whole genome shotgun sequence genome includes a region encoding these proteins:
- the LOC129777687 gene encoding uncharacterized protein LOC129777687: MEEMSMEKSVRMLLIFALLKFAFYRGTAMGTEDSDFQMINKFEEVEMHENYSRVNWYYASERSSVECGGVFKRLQNELISPGYPDDYGNELHCEYTFKSPFVCSSQYHFQFVDFHLEPSRNCYKDRLVVGDEEVLCGTVIGSKKYNSTNGILKVKFVTDGWGAGKGFRIIVTRQPCEDNEAMESTSSYTVTTTIQVAEETTEPLINLEEELSPPKKKFKINNRQDIPPEFNPGGNGYLPPVTTTRPVYPINTCPPTCTPYPKCYPIYPGQTYPNYPNYPNYPNYPTYPVGPNYPSYPTFPVNPNYPGVNYPHFPSPNYPGTITPINTNPNCPNNPGWCPPNYPSNGDGGTTSIGGAPPGFQPTINEPETELTENITLRYPERQDIPPPPILPGLPTCCRNGFNQRRFYLVSPNFPTFQTVNQDCFYTIHRSAPNTCRLVISFKYFVFGDERTGCADAFLEIDGRRICGCRTGMVYTTQWGVTPKTIRIRSQATRYANIQGFVLDIYQESCPYRYIRSQPEAQDRSYSYQVQPLAPLNITTVQTNSSSMYTYYYYNINQEQQERTPSLTAAAPQRYPEGPSSRFFYPNNLNPYGSCQFSTLDWLRLKVESLWVSKPRCY; this comes from the coding sequence ATGGAGGAAATGTCAATGGAAAAATCAGTTAGAATGCTGTTAATATTCGCATTATTAAAGTTTGCATTCTACCGAGGTACAGCTATGGGCACCGAAGATAGTGACTTTCAGATGATTAATAAGTTCGAAGAGGTTGAGATGCATGAGAACTATTCCCGCGTAAATTGGTACTATGCGAGTGAGCGAAGTTCTGTGGAATGTGGCGGAGTGTTCAAAAGACTCCAGAATGAGCTGATTTCGCCCGGTTATCCGGATGACTACGGAAACGAGCTGCATTGTGAATATACGTTCAAATCTCCATTTGTGTGCAGCAGTCAGTATCACTTTCAGTTTGTGGATTTTCATCTGGAACCCTCACGTAATTGCTACAAGGATCGATTGGTTGTTGGCGATGAAGAAGTTCTGTGTGGGACCGTGATTGGTTCCAAGAAGTACAACTCGACTAATGGAATACTCAAGGTGAAGTTTGTTACTGACGGTTGGGGTGCTGGCAAAGGTTTTCGCATTATAGTGACTAGACAACCATGTGAGGATAACGAAGCGATGGAATCAACGAGCTCGTATACAGTTACTACAACAATCCAGGTTGCGGAAGAAACCACCGAGCCTCTAATAAATTTGGAAGAAGAGTTGTctccaccgaaaaaaaaattcaaaattaataaTCGACAAGATATTCCTCCGGAATTCAACCCGGGGGGCAACGGATATCTTCCACCGGTCACAACAACTAGACCAGTGTATCCTATCAATACCTGTCCTCCAACATGTACTCCCTATCCCAAATGCTACCCCATATATCCGGGACAAACGTACCCAAATTATCCCAATTATCCAAACTATCCTAATTACCCAACCTACCCTGTGGGACCTAACTATCCAAGTTATCCCACATTCCCTGTTAACCCGAACTACCCAGGAGTAAATTATCCACATTTTCCCTCTCCAAACTACCCAGGAACCATCACCCCAATCAATACCAACCCAAACTGTCCGAACAACCCGGGATGGTGTCCTCCGAACTATCCATCAAATGGTGATGGCGGAACTACTTCGATCGGTGGTGCTCCTCCTGGCTTCCAGCCCACAATCAATGAACCCGAAACTGAACTAACCGAGAACATCACTTTGAGATATCCAGAGCGACAGGATATTCCACCACCACCGATCCTTCCGGGATTGCCCACGTGCTGCAGAAATGGTTTCAATCAGAGAAGATTCTATCTCGTCAGTCCAAATTTTCCCACGTTCCAAACCGTCAACCAGGATTGTTTCTACACAATTCATCGCTCCGCTCCAAACACCTGTCGTTTGGTAATATCCTTCAAGTACTTCGTATTCGGAGACGAGCGCACCGGCTGTGCCGACGCCTTCCTTGAGATTGATGGGCGCCGAATCTGCGGCTGTCGCACTGGAATGGTGTACACTACGCAGTGGGGTGTCACACCCAAAACGATTCGAATTCGAAGTCAGGCCACTCGTTATGCCAACATCCAAGGATTTGTACTGGATATTTACCAGGAAAGCTGCCCCTATCGTTACATCCGCAGTCAACCAGAGGCCCAGGACCGATCGTACAGCTATCAAGTACAGCCATTGGCCCCGTTAAACATAACCACGGTCCAGACCAACTCTAGCTCGATGTACACTTATTATTACTATAATATTAATCAAGAGCAGCAGGAACGAACGCCGTCGCTTACAGCCGCAGCGCCGCAACGCTACCCCGAAGGACCGTCTTCGCGATTCTTCTATCCTAACAATTTGAATCCCTATGGATCGTGTCAATTTAGCACCCTCGACTGGCTTCGACTAAAGGTGGAGTCCCTGTGGGTTTCGAAACCACGATGTTATTGA